A window from Streptomyces sp. NBC_00271 encodes these proteins:
- a CDS encoding dihydrolipoamide acetyltransferase family protein produces MTTMTENASGLREFKMPDVGEGLTEAEILKWYVQPGDTVTDGQVVCEVETAKAAVELPIPYDGVVRELHFPEGTTVDVGQVIIAVDVAGGSAPTGQAPVAEEAPVAEAPAAPDPQAPVADEPKPEGRTPVLVGYGVAEASTKRRPRKGAEVPAQQPETFLAATAIQGELNGHGHASVVVGQRPLAKPPVRKLAKDLGVDLATITPSGPDGIITREDVHAAVAPAPAPEQPSVTAVTAPPVPAQAQAPAPVVTYDTARETRIPIKGVRKATAAAMIGSAFTAPHVTEFVTVDVTRTMKLVEELKQDKEMQGLRVNPLLLIAKALLVAIKRNPDVNASWDEAAQEIVLKHYVNLGIAAATPRGLIVPNIKDAHTKTLPQLAGSLGELVATAREGKTSPAAMQGGTVTITNVGVFGVDTGTPILNPGESAILAIGAIKLQPWVHKGKVKPRQVTTLALSFDHRLVDGELGSKVLADVAAILEQPKRLITWA; encoded by the coding sequence GTGACGACGATGACTGAGAACGCGTCGGGGCTCCGCGAGTTCAAGATGCCCGACGTGGGCGAGGGGCTCACCGAGGCGGAGATCCTCAAGTGGTACGTCCAGCCCGGTGACACGGTCACCGACGGCCAGGTCGTCTGCGAGGTCGAGACCGCCAAGGCCGCCGTGGAACTGCCCATCCCGTACGACGGCGTGGTGCGCGAACTCCACTTCCCCGAGGGGACGACGGTGGACGTGGGCCAGGTGATCATCGCGGTCGACGTGGCCGGCGGATCGGCACCCACCGGACAGGCTCCCGTCGCCGAGGAAGCGCCTGTGGCCGAGGCGCCCGCCGCCCCCGACCCCCAGGCACCGGTTGCCGACGAACCCAAGCCCGAGGGCCGCACGCCGGTCCTCGTCGGGTACGGGGTGGCCGAGGCCTCCACGAAGCGCCGCCCCCGCAAGGGCGCCGAGGTCCCGGCCCAGCAGCCCGAGACGTTCCTGGCGGCGACCGCGATCCAGGGCGAGCTCAACGGCCACGGCCACGCGTCCGTGGTGGTCGGGCAGCGCCCGCTCGCCAAGCCCCCGGTCCGCAAGCTGGCCAAGGACCTCGGCGTCGACCTGGCGACGATCACGCCTTCGGGCCCGGACGGCATCATCACGCGCGAGGACGTGCACGCGGCGGTCGCACCGGCTCCGGCCCCCGAGCAGCCGTCGGTGACGGCGGTGACGGCGCCCCCGGTTCCCGCCCAGGCCCAGGCTCCCGCTCCGGTCGTGACATACGACACGGCGCGTGAGACGCGTATTCCGATCAAGGGGGTCCGCAAGGCCACGGCCGCCGCGATGATCGGTTCGGCGTTCACCGCGCCGCACGTCACGGAGTTCGTGACGGTCGACGTGACGCGCACGATGAAGCTCGTCGAGGAGCTCAAGCAGGACAAGGAGATGCAGGGCCTGCGGGTCAACCCGCTCCTGCTCATCGCCAAGGCCCTGCTGGTCGCCATCAAGCGCAACCCGGACGTCAACGCGTCCTGGGACGAGGCGGCCCAGGAGATCGTGCTCAAGCACTACGTGAACCTGGGCATCGCCGCCGCCACCCCGCGTGGTCTGATCGTCCCGAACATCAAGGACGCCCACACCAAGACGCTCCCCCAACTCGCCGGGTCCCTGGGCGAGCTGGTGGCCACGGCCCGCGAGGGCAAGACCTCACCCGCCGCGATGCAGGGCGGCACGGTCACGATCACGAACGTCGGCGTCTTCGGCGTCGACACCGGCACGCCGATCCTCAACCCCGGCGAGTCGGCGATCCTCGCGATCGGCGCGATCAAGCTCCAGCCGTGGGTCCACAAGGGCAAGGTCAAGCCCCGCCAGGTGACGACGCTCGCGCTGAGCTTCGACCACCGCCTGGTCGACGGCGAGCTGGGCTCCAAGGTCCTGGCCGACGTGGCGGCGATCCTGGAACAGCCGAAGCGCCTGATCACCTGGGCGTGA
- a CDS encoding D-alanyl-D-alanine carboxypeptidase family protein, which yields MITGIKGTRFRRAAAVTVTTGAVLAAGAFGAAPAGAVTTPTIAAAGGYVMNNGTAKTLYTKAADTKRSTGSTTKIMTAKVVLSQPNLNLDAKVTIQKAYSDYIVANTASSAHLIVGDKVTVRQLLYGLMLPSGCDAAYALADKFGSGSTRAARVKSFIGKMNTTARSLGMTNTKFDSFDGIGNGSNYSTPRDLTKLASSAMKSTTFKTVVKTKSYTAKTVTKTGSTRTMAAWTNTNTLLSSYSGTIGVKTGSGPEAKYCLVFAATRNGKTIIGTVLASTSITQRATDATKLLNYGFAR from the coding sequence TTGATTACCGGCATTAAGGGCACGCGTTTCCGCCGAGCCGCCGCTGTCACCGTTACCACCGGCGCCGTACTGGCGGCCGGAGCCTTCGGGGCCGCCCCCGCAGGGGCCGTCACGACGCCCACCATCGCCGCCGCCGGCGGCTACGTGATGAACAACGGCACGGCCAAGACCTTGTACACCAAGGCTGCCGACACCAAGCGTTCCACCGGTTCCACCACCAAGATCATGACCGCCAAGGTCGTGCTCTCGCAGCCGAACCTCAACCTCGACGCCAAGGTCACGATCCAGAAGGCGTACAGCGACTACATCGTCGCCAACACCGCGTCCTCCGCCCACCTGATCGTCGGCGACAAGGTCACCGTCCGTCAGCTCCTCTACGGTCTGATGCTGCCGTCCGGCTGTGACGCCGCCTACGCGCTCGCCGACAAGTTCGGCTCGGGCTCCACCCGTGCCGCCCGTGTGAAGTCGTTCATCGGCAAGATGAACACCACCGCGCGGAGCCTCGGCATGACGAACACGAAGTTCGACTCGTTCGACGGCATCGGCAACGGCAGCAACTACTCGACGCCGCGCGACCTGACGAAGCTCGCCAGCAGCGCGATGAAGAGCACCACGTTCAAGACGGTCGTGAAGACCAAGTCGTACACGGCGAAGACCGTCACGAAGACCGGCAGCACCCGCACCATGGCGGCGTGGACCAACACGAACACGCTGCTCAGCAGCTACAGCGGCACCATCGGCGTGAAGACCGGCTCCGGCCCCGAGGCCAAGTACTGCCTCGTCTTCGCCGCCACCCGCAACGGCAAGACGATCATCGGCACGGTCCTCGCGTCGACCTCGATCACCCAGCGCGCCACGGACGCCACCAAGCTCCTGAACTACGGCTTCGCCAGGTAG
- a CDS encoding GntR family transcriptional regulator, whose product MPAAPSVTAPPATKQPPAADRVYAHVKRGVLERRYEGGTLLTEGELAEAVGVSRTPVREALLRLEVEGLIKLYPKKGALVLPVSAQEIADVVETRQLVEEHSVRKAVPASPYLIARLEELLAQQKEQAAAGDLAGAAVTDRCFHAEIVRSGGNEILSRLYDQLRDRQLRMGVAVMHAHPDRITKTLTEHEAILEALRSGDAEAAVDIVHSHVSWFSNLARGEVR is encoded by the coding sequence ATGCCTGCCGCGCCGTCCGTGACCGCTCCGCCCGCCACCAAGCAACCCCCCGCCGCCGACCGCGTCTACGCCCACGTCAAGCGGGGCGTCCTGGAACGTCGTTACGAGGGTGGGACGCTGCTCACCGAGGGTGAGCTCGCCGAGGCCGTGGGGGTCTCGCGGACGCCGGTGCGCGAGGCGTTGCTCCGGCTCGAGGTCGAGGGCCTGATCAAGCTCTACCCGAAGAAGGGCGCGCTCGTCCTGCCCGTCTCCGCGCAGGAGATCGCGGACGTGGTCGAGACACGGCAACTCGTGGAGGAGCACTCGGTCCGCAAGGCCGTGCCCGCGTCGCCGTATCTCATCGCGCGCCTGGAGGAACTCCTCGCGCAGCAGAAGGAGCAGGCAGCCGCGGGGGACCTGGCCGGCGCCGCCGTCACCGACCGCTGCTTCCACGCCGAGATCGTCCGCAGTGGCGGCAACGAGATCCTCTCCCGGCTCTACGACCAGTTGCGCGACCGGCAGTTGCGGATGGGCGTCGCCGTCATGCACGCGCACCCCGACCGGATCACCAAGACGCTCACCGAGCACGAGGCGATCCTCGAAGCACTGCGGTCCGGCGACGCGGAGGCGGCGGTCGATATCGTCCACAGTCACGTCAGCTGGTTCTCGAACCTGGCGCGGGGAGAGGTTCGATGA
- a CDS encoding MFS transporter, producing MSSHSAVSLPGDPPGGRRAIGVWGIGVSVYFVAVIFRTSLGVAGLDAADRFHVNASALSTFSILQLLVYAGMQIPVGLLVDGLGTKKVLTIGVLLFTAGQLGFAFSSTYGMALASRALLGCGDAMTFISVLRLGTRWFPARRGPLVAQLAGLVGMAGNLVSTLVIARLLHGVGWTTAFAGSAFAGVVVLVLLLLFLKDHPEGHEPEPFPHQGAAYVRRQIAASWREPGTRLGMWVHFTTQFPAMVFLLLWGMPFLVQAQGLSRATAGELLTLVVLSNMFVGLVYGQIVARHHAARLPLALGTVTATAVVWASVLAYPGDRDPLWLLVVLCAVLGACGPASMIGFDFARPANPPERQGTASGITNMGGFVASMTTLFAIGVLLDATGDSYRVAFSAVFVLQALGLSQIFRLRKQAARRERERLVASRVETVHVPA from the coding sequence ATGAGCTCCCACTCGGCCGTCTCGCTCCCCGGGGACCCGCCCGGCGGCCGCCGCGCGATCGGCGTCTGGGGCATCGGCGTCTCCGTCTACTTCGTCGCCGTCATCTTCCGTACCTCGCTGGGAGTGGCCGGGCTCGACGCCGCGGACCGCTTCCATGTGAACGCCTCCGCCCTCTCCACCTTCTCGATCCTGCAACTCCTCGTCTACGCGGGCATGCAGATACCCGTGGGACTGCTGGTCGACGGACTCGGCACCAAGAAGGTGCTGACCATCGGCGTACTGCTCTTCACCGCGGGCCAGTTGGGCTTCGCGTTCTCCTCCACGTACGGGATGGCCCTGGCCTCGCGCGCGCTGCTGGGCTGCGGGGACGCGATGACGTTCATCAGCGTGCTGCGGCTGGGCACGCGGTGGTTCCCGGCGCGGCGGGGGCCGTTGGTCGCGCAGCTCGCCGGTCTGGTGGGCATGGCGGGCAACCTGGTCTCCACCCTCGTCATCGCGCGGCTGCTGCACGGGGTGGGGTGGACGACGGCGTTCGCGGGCAGCGCGTTCGCCGGGGTCGTCGTCCTCGTACTCCTCCTTCTCTTCCTGAAGGACCACCCCGAGGGGCACGAGCCGGAACCGTTCCCGCACCAGGGGGCCGCGTATGTGCGGCGGCAGATCGCGGCGTCGTGGCGGGAGCCCGGTACGCGACTGGGGATGTGGGTGCACTTCACGACGCAGTTCCCGGCGATGGTCTTCCTGCTCCTGTGGGGCATGCCGTTCCTGGTCCAGGCGCAGGGGCTGTCGCGGGCGACGGCCGGTGAACTGCTCACCCTCGTGGTGCTGTCCAACATGTTCGTGGGTCTTGTCTACGGGCAGATCGTCGCCCGGCATCACGCGGCGCGGCTTCCGCTGGCGCTCGGGACGGTGACGGCGACGGCCGTGGTCTGGGCGAGTGTGCTGGCGTATCCCGGTGACCGGGATCCCCTGTGGCTGCTGGTCGTGCTGTGCGCGGTGCTCGGGGCGTGTGGGCCGGCTTCCATGATCGGGTTCGACTTCGCGCGGCCCGCGAATCCGCCGGAGCGGCAGGGCACCGCGTCCGGGATCACCAACATGGGTGGTTTCGTCGCCTCCATGACGACGTTGTTCGCGATCGGCGTGCTGCTGGACGCGACCGGGGACAGCTATCGCGTCGCCTTCTCCGCCGTGTTCGTCCTTCAGGCGCTGGGGCTGAGTCAGATCTTCCGGTTGCGGAAGCAGGCGGCGCGCAGGGAGCGTGAGCGGCTGGTGGCCAGCCGCGTGGAGACGGTACACGTCCCCGCGTAG
- a CDS encoding maleylpyruvate isomerase family mycothiol-dependent enzyme, which yields MSLHPSLQSYADAWTHSVDAISELVSPLVEGEWNRRTPCPGWSVRDLVSHVIGLDCEMLGDPRPIHTLPRDLYHVTNEHQRYMEMQVDVRRHHTAPEMTSELEYTIIRRNRQLRNESRQPDAKVRGPLGTEITLEQAMRRRAFDVWVHEQDLRVALGVPGNLDSPGAHIVRDKLLGALPKVVAKDAGAPANSAVVFDIHGPLEFLRTVRVDADGRGSIDGAPSLGPAATLSLDWETYFRLACGRVTADAVSDRIKTEGDPELTTAILRNFAVTP from the coding sequence GTGAGTCTGCATCCCAGCCTTCAGTCCTACGCCGACGCCTGGACCCACTCCGTCGATGCGATATCCGAGTTGGTGTCGCCGCTGGTGGAAGGCGAGTGGAACCGGCGCACGCCCTGCCCCGGCTGGTCGGTGCGGGATCTCGTCTCGCATGTCATCGGGCTCGACTGCGAGATGCTGGGCGATCCGCGGCCGATCCACACGCTCCCCCGCGACCTGTACCACGTGACGAACGAACACCAGCGGTACATGGAGATGCAGGTCGACGTGCGCCGCCACCACACGGCGCCGGAGATGACCTCCGAGCTGGAGTACACGATCATCCGCCGCAACCGTCAGCTGCGGAACGAGTCGCGGCAGCCGGACGCCAAGGTGCGTGGGCCGCTCGGGACCGAGATCACCCTCGAACAGGCGATGCGCAGGCGTGCGTTCGACGTATGGGTGCACGAACAGGACCTGCGGGTGGCCCTCGGCGTGCCCGGCAACCTCGACTCTCCCGGCGCACACATCGTCCGCGACAAGCTCCTCGGGGCCCTGCCCAAGGTCGTCGCCAAGGACGCGGGGGCGCCCGCGAACTCGGCGGTCGTCTTCGACATCCACGGGCCGCTGGAGTTCCTGCGGACGGTACGGGTCGATGCGGACGGACGCGGCTCGATAGACGGCGCCCCCTCGCTCGGCCCGGCCGCCACCCTCAGCCTCGACTGGGAGACGTACTTCCGTCTCGCCTGCGGCCGCGTCACGGCCGACGCCGTCTCCGACCGCATCAAGACGGAGGGCGACCCGGAACTGACCACGGCCATCCTGAGGAACTTCGCGGTCACGCCGTAG
- a CDS encoding carbon-nitrogen family hydrolase — translation MRASLLQIDVNDGETVDSRRRRVAALVREQAGVDLIVLPELWTTGAFAYEAFGTEAESLEGPTFEAMAKAASDAGTWLHAGSIPERDADGTLYNTSLVFTPSGDLAAAYRKIHRFGFDKGEAVLMGAGGELVTVRLPETTLGIATCYDLRFPELFRGLVDAGAETLVLSAGWPERRRSHWTLLAQARAVENQAFVLACGTAGTHAGVPQAGHSVVVDPWGEVLAEAGAGEQVLTVDFDPGKVATTREQFPALKDRMLGLTAPRR, via the coding sequence GTGCGCGCCTCTCTCCTCCAGATCGACGTAAACGACGGCGAAACGGTCGATTCGCGTCGACGGCGTGTGGCGGCTCTGGTACGAGAACAAGCCGGAGTCGATCTGATCGTGCTGCCGGAGCTGTGGACCACCGGCGCGTTCGCCTACGAGGCGTTCGGTACGGAGGCGGAGTCCCTCGAAGGGCCGACGTTCGAGGCCATGGCGAAGGCGGCGAGCGACGCGGGCACCTGGCTGCACGCCGGGTCGATCCCCGAGCGGGACGCCGACGGCACGCTCTACAACACCTCCCTCGTCTTCACCCCCTCCGGCGACCTGGCCGCCGCCTATCGCAAGATCCACCGCTTCGGCTTCGACAAGGGCGAGGCCGTACTGATGGGGGCGGGCGGCGAACTGGTGACGGTCCGTCTGCCGGAGACCACCCTCGGCATCGCCACCTGCTACGACCTCCGCTTCCCCGAGCTCTTCCGCGGGCTCGTCGACGCCGGCGCCGAGACCCTCGTCCTCTCGGCCGGCTGGCCCGAGCGGCGCCGCTCCCACTGGACGCTGCTCGCGCAGGCCCGCGCGGTCGAGAACCAGGCGTTCGTTCTTGCCTGTGGAACGGCCGGCACGCACGCGGGCGTTCCCCAGGCCGGTCACTCGGTCGTGGTCGATCCATGGGGGGAGGTCCTGGCGGAGGCCGGGGCCGGGGAGCAGGTGCTCACGGTGGACTTCGACCCCGGCAAGGTCGCGACCACGCGGGAGCAGTTCCCGGCGCTGAAGGACCGGATGCTGGGACTGACGGCACCGCGCCGCTGA
- a CDS encoding LURP-one-related/scramblase family protein, which yields MRFLVRDRLLGFGDDYWIEDDHGTKVFLVDGKAMRLRDTFELKDTRGRVLIDIHQKMFALRDTMVIGRDGEPLATIRRKRLSLLRNHYRVSLVDGTELDVSGKILDREFAVEYEGELLAVISRRWLHVRETYGVDVVREDADPALLIAVAVCVIHLAEKERGGDGLDGPR from the coding sequence ATGAGATTCCTCGTACGCGACCGGCTCCTCGGCTTCGGTGACGACTACTGGATCGAGGACGACCACGGCACCAAGGTGTTCCTCGTCGACGGCAAGGCGATGCGACTGCGGGACACCTTCGAGCTGAAGGACACCCGCGGGCGTGTCCTCATCGACATCCACCAGAAGATGTTCGCCCTGCGGGACACGATGGTGATCGGGCGGGACGGGGAACCGCTGGCGACGATCAGACGCAAGCGGCTGTCCCTGCTCCGCAACCACTACCGGGTGTCCCTGGTGGACGGTACGGAACTCGACGTCAGCGGCAAGATCCTCGACCGCGAGTTCGCCGTCGAGTACGAGGGTGAGCTGCTGGCGGTGATCTCGCGCCGTTGGCTGCACGTACGGGAGACGTACGGCGTCGACGTCGTCCGCGAGGACGCGGACCCCGCGCTGCTGATCGCGGTGGCGGTGTGCGTGATCCACCTGGCGGAGAAGGAGCGGGGCGGGGACGGACTCGACGGACCGAGGTGA
- a CDS encoding NHL domain-containing thioredoxin family protein, with the protein MAKRVRVRAPELTGKGGWINTVGGQLGLTELRGRIVIVDFWTFCCVNCLHVLDELRELEEKHRDTVVIIGVHSPKFVHEAEHQAVVDAVERYGVEHPVLDDPELATWKQYAVRAWPTLVVIDPEGYVVAQHAGEGHAHAITRLVEELEAEHAAKGTLRRGDGPYVAPEPEPTTLRFPGKALALPSGNLLVSDTTRHQLVELEGDGESVVRRIGSGVRGFVDGSAEEAGFSEPQGLALLDDGSVVVADTVNHALRRLDLATGEVSTLAGTGRQWWQGSPTSGPAREVDLSSPWDVALFGGKVWIAMAGVHQLWAYDPEGATVGVAAGTTNEGLVDGPGAEAWFAQPSGLAATADRLWLADSETSALRWVDLDGSVHTAVGTGLFDFGHRDGAAEQALLQHPLGVTALPDGSVAVSDTYNHALRRYDPATGEVTTLATDLREPSDAVLVGDDIVVVESARHRLTRLRLPEEAVRVESVAHRTQRAATEVAPGGLRLDVIFQAPAGQKLDTRYGPSTRLLVSSTPPELLLTGEGAGTDLSRALELNPAVTEGVLHVSAMAASCDDDPANEYPACHVHQQDWGVPVRLTEGGTDRLPLVLAGMAD; encoded by the coding sequence ATGGCAAAGCGAGTGCGTGTCCGAGCCCCCGAACTGACAGGTAAGGGTGGCTGGATCAACACAGTCGGTGGACAGCTCGGCCTCACTGAACTCCGAGGCCGCATCGTAATTGTTGATTTTTGGACATTTTGTTGCGTGAACTGTCTGCATGTCCTGGACGAGCTGCGGGAGCTGGAGGAGAAGCACCGGGACACGGTGGTGATCATCGGGGTGCACTCGCCGAAGTTCGTGCACGAGGCCGAGCACCAGGCGGTCGTGGACGCGGTGGAGCGGTACGGGGTCGAGCACCCGGTGCTCGACGATCCCGAGCTCGCGACCTGGAAGCAGTACGCCGTGCGTGCCTGGCCGACGCTCGTCGTGATCGACCCCGAGGGATACGTGGTCGCGCAGCACGCCGGTGAGGGGCACGCGCACGCCATCACCCGCCTGGTGGAGGAGCTGGAGGCCGAGCACGCGGCCAAGGGGACGCTGCGCCGCGGCGACGGGCCGTACGTGGCACCCGAACCCGAGCCCACGACGCTCCGCTTCCCCGGCAAGGCCCTCGCCCTGCCGAGCGGGAACCTCCTGGTCAGCGACACGACCCGGCACCAGCTCGTCGAGCTGGAGGGCGACGGGGAGAGCGTCGTACGGCGGATCGGCTCCGGGGTGCGGGGGTTCGTGGACGGGTCGGCCGAGGAGGCCGGGTTCAGCGAGCCGCAGGGGCTGGCGCTGCTCGACGACGGTTCGGTCGTCGTCGCGGACACCGTGAACCACGCGCTGCGCCGCCTGGACCTCGCGACCGGCGAGGTCAGCACCCTCGCGGGGACGGGACGCCAGTGGTGGCAGGGCTCGCCGACGTCCGGCCCGGCGCGCGAGGTGGACCTGTCCTCGCCGTGGGACGTGGCGCTGTTCGGTGGAAAGGTCTGGATCGCCATGGCCGGGGTGCATCAGTTGTGGGCGTACGACCCGGAGGGCGCCACCGTCGGGGTCGCCGCCGGTACGACGAACGAGGGGCTCGTGGACGGGCCGGGGGCCGAGGCCTGGTTCGCGCAGCCGTCCGGGCTCGCCGCCACCGCCGACCGGCTCTGGCTCGCCGACTCCGAGACGAGCGCCCTGCGCTGGGTGGACCTCGACGGGAGCGTGCACACCGCCGTCGGCACCGGTCTTTTCGACTTCGGACACCGGGACGGAGCCGCCGAACAGGCCCTGCTCCAGCACCCGTTGGGTGTCACGGCCCTCCCCGACGGCTCGGTCGCGGTCAGCGACACGTACAACCACGCACTGCGCCGCTACGACCCCGCGACGGGCGAGGTGACCACGCTGGCGACCGACTTGAGGGAGCCCAGCGACGCGGTTCTCGTCGGGGACGACATCGTGGTCGTGGAGTCGGCGCGACACCGGCTGACCCGGCTGCGGCTCCCCGAGGAGGCCGTGCGGGTGGAGTCGGTGGCCCACCGCACCCAGCGCGCGGCGACCGAAGTGGCTCCGGGAGGGCTTCGGTTGGACGTGATCTTCCAGGCGCCGGCCGGCCAGAAGCTCGACACCCGCTACGGCCCGTCCACCAGACTCCTGGTCTCCTCGACCCCACCCGAGCTGCTGCTTACGGGCGAGGGCGCGGGAACCGATCTCTCCCGCGCCCTGGAGCTGAACCCGGCCGTCACGGAGGGCGTCCTGCACGTCTCCGCGATGGCGGCGTCCTGCGACGACGATCCCGCGAACGAGTACCCGGCCTGCCACGTCCACCAGCAGGACTGGGGCGTGCCGGTCCGCCTCACCGAGGGCGGCACGGACCGGCTGCCGCTGGTGCTGGCGGGCATGGCCGACTGA
- a CDS encoding M18 family aminopeptidase encodes MSTSARFDRGHTDDLMTFLAASPTPYHAVANAAERLEKAGFRQVAETDAWEGTSGGKYVLRGGAIVAWYVPEGAEPHTPFRIVGAHTDSPNLRVKPQPDSGAHGWRQVAVEIYGGPLMNSWLDRDLGLAGRLTLKDGSSRLVNIDRPLLRVPQLAVHLDRSVSTDGLKLDKQRHLQPVWGLGDPGEGDLIAFLEEESGLSAGEVTGWDLMTHSVERPAYLGRDKELVAGPRMDNLLSVHAGTAALIAAATGEGSPSGSDSGSGSGSGSGSGSGLSYIPVLAAFDHEESGSQSDTGADGPLLGGVLERSVFARGGSYEDRARAFAGTICLSSDTGHAVHPNYAERHDPTHHPRAGGGPILKVNVNNRYATDGSGRAVFAAACAKAGVPFQSFVSNNSMPCGTTIGPITAARHGIRTVDIGVAILSMHSVRELCGADDPFLLANALVAFLEG; translated from the coding sequence ATGAGCACAAGCGCCCGCTTCGACCGCGGCCACACCGACGACCTCATGACCTTTCTGGCGGCGAGCCCGACGCCGTACCACGCCGTGGCGAACGCCGCCGAGCGGCTGGAGAAGGCCGGATTCCGTCAGGTCGCCGAGACCGATGCCTGGGAGGGGACGAGCGGCGGCAAGTACGTGCTGCGCGGCGGCGCGATCGTCGCCTGGTACGTGCCCGAGGGTGCCGAGCCTCACACCCCGTTCCGGATCGTGGGCGCGCACACCGACTCCCCCAATCTGCGGGTGAAGCCGCAGCCGGACAGCGGGGCGCACGGCTGGCGCCAGGTCGCCGTGGAGATCTACGGCGGCCCGCTGATGAACTCCTGGCTGGACCGGGACCTGGGGCTGGCGGGACGGCTGACGCTGAAGGACGGCTCCTCGCGTCTGGTGAACATCGACCGGCCCCTGCTGCGCGTGCCCCAGCTCGCCGTGCACCTCGACCGTTCCGTCTCCACCGACGGCCTCAAGCTCGACAAGCAGCGTCATCTGCAGCCCGTCTGGGGTCTGGGCGACCCCGGCGAGGGCGATCTGATCGCCTTCCTGGAGGAGGAGTCGGGGCTGTCGGCGGGTGAGGTCACCGGCTGGGACCTGATGACCCACTCCGTCGAGCGGCCCGCGTACCTGGGCCGCGACAAGGAGCTGGTGGCCGGACCGCGCATGGACAACCTGCTGTCCGTGCACGCCGGCACGGCGGCGCTGATCGCGGCGGCGACGGGCGAGGGCTCCCCCTCCGGTTCAGATTCCGGTTCGGGTTCCGGGTCGGGTTCGGGGTCGGGGTCGGGGCTTTCGTACATCCCCGTCCTCGCGGCCTTCGACCACGAGGAGAGCGGCTCGCAGAGCGACACCGGCGCCGACGGTCCGCTGCTCGGCGGCGTGCTGGAACGCTCGGTATTCGCGCGGGGCGGCTCGTACGAGGACCGGGCGCGCGCCTTCGCGGGCACCATCTGCCTCTCCTCCGACACCGGCCACGCCGTCCACCCCAACTACGCGGAGCGGCACGACCCGACGCACCACCCGCGGGCGGGCGGCGGCCCCATCCTCAAGGTGAACGTCAACAACCGCTACGCCACGGACGGTTCGGGCCGTGCGGTCTTCGCCGCCGCCTGCGCGAAGGCCGGCGTGCCCTTCCAGTCCTTCGTCTCCAACAACTCGATGCCCTGCGGCACCACCATCGGCCCGATCACCGCAGCCCGCCACGGCATCAGGACCGTCGACATCGGCGTGGCCATCCTCTCGATGCACAGCGTCCGCGAACTCTGCGGCGCTGACGACCCGTTCCTGCTGGCCAACGCGCTGGTGGCGTTCCTGGAAGGTTAG